A portion of the Salmo trutta chromosome 1, fSalTru1.1, whole genome shotgun sequence genome contains these proteins:
- the e2f6 gene encoding transcription factor E2F6 — protein sequence MVKCVVQGCPNRSDNNKGAFPNRPSKRFFNFPNDQARVKVWLAALRETEKEDSTEEHRICEDHFLTDHITPRGISEDAIPIMPPYLDGPLSLISPWGEDSSDEEEFVDDDDASAMHNDDVEEEYDESQAETEPSASRFCELVEGTKTKTRQVSASTEPKPVLPVTSKGFVRQDLSLALLTKKFLRLMSGAPHGIMDLNLAAQNLHTRKRRVYDITNCLEGIKLIQKQSANKIKWIGLCPVTSFVGPKQRLQRELQNLKTVEESLDELIKTCAQQLFDMTDSLDNIELAYVTHSDISGIKVFQEQTVVAIKAPEETKLEVPTPKEDVIQIHLKGGRGPIKVLTCEMDGPQRATQGSGKTTGFLSLEESRIKTMLLHTGASASQNAVQSG from the exons ATGGTGAAATGCGTGGTCCAGGGGTGTCCTAATCGAAGTGACAATAATAAAGGAGCGTTTCCGAATCGTCCTTCCAAGAGGTTTTTCAATTTTCCTAATGACCAGGCTCGGGTGAAAGTGTGGCTTGCCGCACTGCGAGAGACGGAGAAGGAGGATTCAACAGAGGAGCACAGAATATGTGAAGACCACTTTCTGACAGACCACATAACACCACGCGGAATAAGCGAGGATGCCATTCCTATCATGCCCCCATACCTCGACGGGCCACTGAGTCTGATCAGCCCGTGGGGCGAGGACTCTTCTGACGAAGAGGAATTcgtggatgatgatgatgcttCGGCTATGCAC AATGACGATGTTGAAGAAGAATATGATGAGAGTCAGGCCGAGACAGAACCATCTGCATCAAG GTTCTGTGAACTGGTTGAAGGCACCAAGACAAAGACTAGACAAG TCAGTGCTTCCACTGAACCCAAGCCAGTGTTACCGGTCACCAGTAAGGGATTTGTCCGCCAGGATCTATCCCTGGCTCTGTTGACCAAGAAGTTCCTAAGGCTGATGAGTGGCGCCCCTCATGGTATCATGGACCTCAACCTCGCAGCACAGAACCTCCACACACGCAAACGGAGGGTATATGACATCACCAACTGCCTGGAGGGGATCAAGCTCATCCAGAAACAATCGGCCAACAAGATCAAGTGGAT agGTCTGTGTCCAGTCACCAGTTTTGTTGGGCCGAAGCAGAGGCTTCAGCGGGAGCTGCAGAACCTGAAGACGGTGGAGGAGAGTCTGGATGAGCTCATCAAGACCTGTGCCCAGCAGCTCTTTGACATGACTGACAGTTTGGACAACATAGA ATTAGCCTACGTGACCCACAGTGACATCAGTGGTATCAAGGTGTTCCAGGAACAGACGGTCGTTGCCATCAAGGCCCCGGAAGAGACCAAGCTGGAGGTGCCAACACCCAAGGAG GACGTCATCCAAATCCACCTGAAAGGAGGCAGGGGACCAATCAAAGTGCTGACCTGTGAGATGGACGGGCCTCAACGTGCCACTCAGGGAAGTGGAAAGACAACAGGCTTTCTATCACTGGAGGAGAGCAGGATTAAGACCATGCTTCTGCACACAG GGGCCTCTGCATCACAGAATGCTGTACAGAGTGGGTAG